One Methylosinus sp. C49 DNA segment encodes these proteins:
- a CDS encoding SRPBCC family protein: protein MKPKIALLALLLSIAPALAHGPTPIKVDEKITVAADPKAVWALVGHFGALDWHPDVASVKATGGDANGAVREITLRKGGVVTESLDEFDPQQMKLSYRMSDANLDALPISSYSATLAVKPAAGGGSEVQWYGRLYRGDTSNEPPDNLNDDAAREAMTTFLKDGLQGLAKKLQGK, encoded by the coding sequence GTGAAACCGAAAATCGCCCTCTTGGCCTTGCTTTTGTCTATCGCGCCGGCGCTGGCGCATGGCCCGACGCCGATCAAGGTCGACGAGAAGATCACCGTCGCCGCCGATCCCAAGGCGGTCTGGGCGCTCGTCGGCCATTTCGGCGCGCTCGACTGGCATCCCGATGTCGCCAGCGTGAAAGCGACCGGCGGCGACGCCAATGGCGCGGTGCGCGAGATCACGCTGCGCAAGGGCGGCGTCGTCACCGAGAGCCTCGACGAATTTGATCCGCAGCAGATGAAGCTGAGCTATCGCATGTCGGACGCCAATCTCGACGCTCTGCCGATCAGCTCCTATTCGGCGACTTTGGCGGTGAAGCCAGCGGCGGGCGGCGGCAGCGAGGTGCAGTGGTATGGCCGCCTCTATCGCGGCGACACCAGCAATGAGCCGCCGGACAATCTCAATGACGACGCCGCGCGCGAGGCGATGACCACCTTTTTGAAGGATGGGCTCCAGGGACTCGCCAAAAAGCTGCAAGGCAA
- a CDS encoding VWA domain-containing protein yields MMIARLRDARFLSLAFALAMLIAAFAVPRAEVVRNGVDLLATLDITGSMNTRDYSQDGAPASRIEFAKNALRRLVADLPCPSRVGLAIFTEREPFLLFEPIDVCENFAALDAAIGALDWRMAWEGDSRISAGLFRAVEMARRIGADLLFITDGQEAPPLPAYGAPVFEGARGEISGLILGAGGYEPAPIPKFDDRGRETGFFGVDEVPHESRFGLPPADAEQREGYNPRNAPFGGEMRAGSEHLSSVREPYLRQLAETTGLGYAHLEKPDGLASALLAVARPRPSLAPLDLRPAFAAAALVGFATLYLIVPLAEIFTRRRLFRLATTRSRRIE; encoded by the coding sequence ATGATGATCGCCCGCTTGCGCGATGCGCGCTTTCTCTCGCTCGCCTTCGCCCTGGCGATGCTGATAGCCGCCTTTGCGGTTCCGCGCGCCGAGGTGGTTCGCAATGGCGTCGATCTACTGGCGACGCTGGACATTACCGGCAGCATGAACACGCGCGATTATTCTCAGGACGGCGCGCCGGCGAGCCGCATCGAATTCGCAAAGAACGCCTTGCGGCGGCTCGTCGCCGATCTTCCCTGTCCCTCGCGCGTCGGCCTCGCCATCTTCACCGAGCGCGAGCCCTTTCTTTTGTTCGAGCCCATAGACGTCTGCGAGAATTTCGCGGCCCTCGACGCCGCGATCGGCGCGCTCGACTGGCGCATGGCCTGGGAGGGCGACAGCCGCATCTCCGCCGGCCTCTTTCGCGCGGTCGAGATGGCGCGACGCATCGGCGCCGATCTCCTCTTTATCACCGATGGGCAGGAGGCGCCGCCGCTGCCGGCCTATGGCGCGCCGGTCTTCGAGGGCGCGCGCGGCGAGATTTCCGGGCTCATCCTCGGCGCGGGCGGCTATGAGCCCGCGCCTATTCCGAAATTCGACGATCGCGGCCGCGAGACCGGCTTTTTCGGCGTGGATGAGGTGCCGCATGAGAGCCGCTTCGGCCTGCCGCCGGCGGACGCGGAGCAGCGCGAGGGTTATAATCCGCGCAATGCGCCATTCGGCGGGGAGATGCGCGCCGGCTCAGAGCATCTCTCCAGCGTGCGCGAGCCCTATCTGCGGCAACTCGCCGAGACCACGGGCCTCGGCTATGCGCATTTGGAGAAGCCGGACGGGCTGGCGAGCGCGCTGCTGGCCGTCGCGCGGCCGCGGCCGAGCCTCGCGCCTCTCGATCTACGCCCCGCTTTCGCGGCGGCGGCGCTCGTCGGCTTCGCCACCCTCTATCTCATCGTCCCGCTCGCGGAGATTTTCACGCGGCGACGCCTTTTCCGTCTCGCAACCACACGCTCGAGGAGAATAGAGTGA
- a CDS encoding MxaK protein — MSEAPRAQFLQTLARLFARWRSALLLALLAAALVGALQNAIAAWRVRVDNAAIGALAAGRDIETDSTSAPELIAARVKFLAEREEFDKARALLEPLGAAGRDELSAIAHYDLGNALLRRAFDLLERGQLEPAGPFVELARREYRRALQYRPEFWDAKYNLDVAARLVRDNPQLEHSGGDELPADPKKIWTDIPGAPKGLP; from the coding sequence ATGAGCGAAGCCCCCCGCGCCCAATTTTTGCAGACGCTCGCGCGCCTCTTCGCGCGCTGGCGTTCGGCGCTTCTTCTCGCTTTGCTCGCCGCGGCGCTCGTCGGGGCGCTGCAAAACGCCATCGCAGCATGGCGCGTGCGCGTCGACAATGCCGCGATCGGCGCGCTCGCCGCGGGGCGAGATATAGAGACCGATTCCACTTCCGCGCCCGAGCTCATCGCGGCGCGCGTCAAATTTCTGGCCGAGCGCGAGGAGTTCGACAAGGCGCGCGCGCTGCTGGAGCCTCTGGGCGCCGCCGGCCGCGACGAGCTTTCCGCGATCGCCCATTATGATCTCGGCAACGCCTTGCTGCGCCGCGCCTTCGATCTATTGGAGCGCGGCCAGCTCGAGCCCGCCGGTCCCTTCGTCGAGCTGGCGCGTCGCGAATATCGCCGCGCATTGCAATATCGGCCGGAGTTCTGGGACGCGAAATATAATCTCGACGTCGCCGCGCGCCTCGTGCGCGACAATCCGCAGCTCGAGCATTCGGGCGGCGACGAGCTGCCCGCGGACCCCAAGAAAATCTGGACCGATATTCCCGGCGCGCCCAAGGGTCTGCCATGA
- a CDS encoding vWA domain-containing protein — protein MSFGLASPLALFLLPLALAPLLFSPLRLSPISSVAAAPQDALSTFIAWALRLFASLAIGASALAVAGPFREGRAIQRYGEGAEISILIDRSASMNETFAGRTPAGGEESKASAAKRIMTDFVDRRAHDLFGVTAFSTSPIMVMPMTDHRAAVRAAIQAIDRPGLGYTNIGRGLAMALSQFPAGGEVESRVILLVSDGAAVIDPRIQDQLRADFRKIRPNLYWLFLRTRGAKGISDQPDAGELDTPQAMPERHLDLFFKSLGIGYRAFEAEGPAAVAEAIAEIDRLERRPFRYVERIPRKDLTDQSLLVAVFATSVLVVAKFAETRLKQTARAGASPQFAKRAA, from the coding sequence ATGAGCTTCGGCCTCGCCTCTCCGCTCGCGCTATTCCTGCTGCCGCTGGCGCTCGCGCCGCTTCTCTTCTCGCCGTTGCGGCTATCGCCCATATCGTCCGTCGCCGCCGCGCCGCAGGATGCGCTCTCGACATTCATCGCATGGGCGCTGCGCCTTTTCGCCAGTCTCGCCATCGGCGCGAGCGCGCTCGCCGTCGCCGGGCCGTTTCGCGAAGGCCGCGCCATTCAGCGCTATGGCGAAGGCGCGGAAATCTCGATACTGATCGATCGCAGCGCGAGCATGAACGAGACATTCGCCGGCCGCACGCCGGCCGGCGGCGAGGAGTCGAAAGCCTCCGCCGCCAAGCGAATCATGACGGATTTCGTCGACCGGCGGGCGCATGATCTCTTCGGCGTCACCGCCTTCTCCACCTCGCCGATAATGGTCATGCCGATGACCGATCATCGCGCGGCGGTGCGCGCCGCAATTCAGGCGATCGACCGGCCGGGCCTCGGCTACACGAATATCGGTCGCGGCCTCGCAATGGCGCTGTCGCAATTTCCCGCGGGCGGTGAGGTGGAATCGCGCGTGATCTTGCTCGTCTCCGACGGCGCCGCCGTCATCGACCCGCGCATTCAAGATCAGCTGCGCGCCGATTTTCGCAAGATCAGGCCCAATCTCTATTGGCTGTTTCTGCGCACGCGCGGGGCCAAAGGGATAAGCGACCAGCCGGACGCCGGCGAGCTGGACACGCCGCAGGCCATGCCGGAGCGCCATCTCGATCTCTTCTTCAAATCGCTCGGCATAGGCTATCGCGCTTTCGAGGCGGAAGGCCCCGCCGCTGTGGCCGAGGCGATAGCGGAGATCGACCGGCTCGAACGGCGCCCGTTCCGCTATGTCGAGCGTATTCCGCGCAAGGATCTCACGGACCAGAGCCTTCTGGTCGCCGTCTTCGCGACTTCTGTGCTCGTGGTCGCCAAATTCGCCGAGACGCGCCTGAAGCAGACGGCGCGCGCAGGCGCGTCGCCGCAATTCGCGAAGAGGGCCGCATGA
- a CDS encoding nonribosomal peptide synthetase MxaA → MRAALFALSLLLALAAPAAAEVKSVRLYADRSFGFFVGDLVNARLEIIADSASRLQTASLPRPGALDYWLDLRDVHVREQPIGDGLTRWDIELVYQLFYVALDVRDLQIPPFPLRFLREGESEIARAPAWTIGVSPLREVLPARRDNPTDYMRADRGVARGDATTPAARAGIFAALAFGALALVAHDRGWPPFHRRRARIFAAAARRIAALTKGDGEASRRAAMLALHRAIDEAAGRRIFAEDLDAFLSGHAEFASVKEALGRFFNSSRALFFGVADAGGDLAATELLALAKTLAALERSAG, encoded by the coding sequence ATGCGCGCAGCCCTCTTCGCTCTTTCGCTTCTTCTCGCGCTGGCCGCGCCCGCTGCGGCGGAAGTGAAATCCGTGCGTCTCTACGCCGATCGCAGCTTCGGCTTCTTCGTCGGCGATCTGGTGAATGCGCGGCTCGAGATCATCGCCGATTCCGCCTCCCGCTTGCAGACCGCCTCGCTGCCGCGTCCCGGCGCGCTCGATTATTGGCTCGATCTGCGCGACGTCCATGTTCGCGAGCAGCCCATCGGCGACGGGCTCACACGCTGGGATATAGAGCTCGTCTATCAGCTCTTCTATGTCGCGCTCGATGTGCGCGATCTGCAAATCCCGCCTTTTCCTCTGCGCTTTCTGCGCGAGGGCGAGAGCGAGATCGCCCGCGCGCCCGCCTGGACGATCGGCGTCTCGCCCTTGCGCGAGGTGCTGCCGGCGCGCCGCGACAATCCCACCGATTACATGCGCGCGGACCGTGGCGTCGCGCGAGGCGATGCAACGACTCCGGCGGCGCGCGCGGGCATATTCGCCGCGCTCGCATTCGGCGCGTTGGCGTTGGTCGCTCATGATCGTGGCTGGCCGCCGTTTCATCGTCGCCGCGCGCGCATCTTCGCCGCCGCCGCGCGTCGCATCGCCGCGCTGACGAAGGGCGACGGCGAGGCGTCGCGCCGCGCGGCGATGCTCGCATTGCATCGCGCAATCGATGAAGCCGCCGGCCGCCGCATCTTCGCCGAGGACCTCGACGCCTTTCTTTCGGGCCATGCGGAATTCGCATCGGTGAAAGAGGCGCTCGGCCGCTTCTTCAATAGCTCGCGCGCGCTGTTCTTCGGCGTCGCCGATGCGGGCGGCGATCTTGCGGCGACAGAACTGCTCGCGCTGGCGAAAACATTGGCGGCGTTGGAGAGGAGCGCGGGATGA